In Apium graveolens cultivar Ventura chromosome 10, ASM990537v1, whole genome shotgun sequence, the following are encoded in one genomic region:
- the LOC141690561 gene encoding uncharacterized protein LOC141690561 has product MHMCHLETIRKHDNESLSAYMRRFQEAINKVSNLDEREALSIFRRNLDPEHNERYIVELINKEPQSLAAAYSMATRFIKETDVLQAMRMTRNGGSRSKNTDDRPKGGYHQDKKFKQSNQSQERQANPVFQRLGPKQESNSDPGPQMQTPPESRPYNRQCDYHETHGHKTENCLSLKYFIEDQVKKGNMNKYLVRDNSRGEAQKKGKNVVNVVLGGSYSKPRNPDFGEEVLSIQSLPDLVISFSSKDYEGVNPHHNAALVITLDIFDNEVRRMLIDNGSSVNILFKHTVDRMQLGNVRSNECREDPLYGFGHNLVPIQGTLYLPVIFGSAPNQVTHVIKFYVINAPSSYNGIIGRSVLTMMQAITSISHLKIKFPTPTGVEEIKGDYGVAETCYNQGLVMAETHQDNKRKATVLRKQQSMKKHRPRIREEANKTSPEELASNQVMVLDKTSRVLK; this is encoded by the exons atgcacatgtgtcacctggagacGATCCGGAAGCACGACAATGAGTCCCTCTCTGCATACATGCGccggttccaggaagcaatcaataaagtttcAAATCTGGATGAGAGGGAAGCTTTAAGCATCTTTAGAAGAAACCTGGACCCAGAGCACAACGAAAGGTATATTGTGGAGCTGATCAATAAGGAGCCGCAAAGTCTGGCAGCAGCTTATTCCATGGCTACCAGATTCATTAAGGAAACAGATGTGCTCCAGGCAATGAGAATGACCCGGAATGGAGGGTCTAGGAGTAAAAacactgatgaccgaccgaaagggggttaccatcaggacaagAAATTCAAGCAAAGCAACCAAAGCCAAGAAAGACAAGCAAACCCGGTTTTCCAAAGACTTGGTCCTAAGCAAGAGTCGAACAGCGACCCAGGACCC caaatgcaaactcctccggagAGTAGGCCCTACAATAGGCAGTGTGATTATCACGAGACCCATGGCCACAAGACCGAGAATtgcttatcactcaagtacttcattgaggACCAAGTGAAAAAGGGGAATATGAACAAGTACTTAGTTCGGGACAACAGCAGAGGGGAAGCGCAGAAGAAAGGAAAGAATGTAGTCAATGTGGTCCTAGGCGGATCCTACTCCAAACCCCGGAACCCGGACTTCGGCGAAGAAGTACTTTCAATCCAATCACTCCCAGAcctggtgatatccttcagcagcaaggactacGAAGGAGTCAACCCTCATCACAATGCAGCTTTGGTTATCACTCTAGACATTTTcgataatgaagtaagaagaatgctcatagacaatggcTCCTCAGTAAATATCctcttcaagcacacagtggaTAGAATGCAGTTAGGGAACGTCCGCTCAAATGAATGTCGAGAAGACCCACTCTATGGCTTCGGCCACAACTTAGTCCCAATCCAAGGAACTTTGTATCTGCCAGTCATCTTTGGATCTGCTCCTAACCAAGTGACTCATGTCATCAAATTTTATGTGATCAATGCTCCTTCTTCATACAACGGAATCATTGGCAGATCAGTTCTAACCatgatgcaagcaataacttcaatTTCCCATCTCAAGATTAAGTTCCCAACCCCGACGGGAGTCGAGGAAATTAAAGGAGATTACGGTGTTGCTGAAACATGCTACAACCAAGGGTTAGTTATGGCAGAAACCCACCAAGATAACAAGAGGAAGGCTACGGTCCTTCGCAAGCAACAAAGCATGAAGAAGCACCGACCCCGGATAAGGGAAGAAGCGAACAAAACAAGTCCAGAGGAACTggcaagcaaccaagtcatggtactGGACAAGACAAGTCGAGTCCTAAAATAA